The region CAAGTTCCTGCACAAGCATGACCTGGATCTGATCTGCCGCGCCCACCAGGTAACTCCAGCGTCCCAAGTCTTTAGCAAACAGAAACGAGAGCGCATTTGTACAAGGACATCGCATCTAGCGCAGGGAGTTGGCAGGCTTACTGCACAGACTGACGTCGTGTTCCCAGTCGTTTTGTTTTCGTATAcctttttcctatttttttgtatgttaaCGTTTGTGCCCAgtacagcaaaatgtttttttttctttcttggttttaaaataacatcaattaaaaatactgaaatgtgTAGGTTTCAGGAAAACCTCAAAAAACgaaatcccccccccccaaaaaaaaacaaggtttttgTTGGTCACCATCTAAAGATAGAAGTCAATAAATAACTATTCATAATTTACTAGAGCTGCATGATATTAGCAAGACATGCAATAATGCTTAATGTTGGTGAATGTCACATGGCTAAATGACTTGCCGTAAATaaacagtagctgtgtttctattaacCGTATAATTGCAGaacttaacattttcaaaataaatttgctgaacagaaacacgataattaaaaaaaaaacatttttgatgaggtggattttttttttatatcgaaattggtttatttcgcaaaactgcaatgcaaacacttttttcacatcacgcgagtcacatgatcaacgaGCTGCTGCCACTGatgcaaaccatgaagaagacaacaggaagtagttggaggatgatggcgcggCAGGATTTTTAATAACTTGTCACGTGAATAAAcgtattcacgtgtgattttaattgtgtttcttatttaatggaaacaacgcaattgtgaaattgtgttctTTTGACATTAGCGTCAGAACACAATTGGCGGAATAtggacaaagttttgtgcacatttgtaatggagacGCAGCTTGTGTTAATGTTGTTTTACTTTGGGCTCATTGCCACCTTAGACCTCATATAGTGATTTTtcttacaggaaaaaaaaaaatttaccgttatttattttttattttcttgcaggTTGTTGAGGATGGCTACGAATTCTTCGCAAAGAGGCAACTCGTCACATTGTTCTCGGCGCCGAATTATTGCGGGGAGTTCGACAACGCCGGTGCCATGATGAGCGTTGATGAGACTCTCATGTGCTCCTTTCAGGTATCCGGCTATTTTCTGCATAAACCATCAAAgccaaatgacttttttttttctctctcctttcgGACTTCAGCAGTAAAAGCGTGTTCatatgaacaacaacaaaaaaatggatTCATAATATTTACTGACATTGAGCTGTGCTCCATCCTACTTCAATCAGAATTCCTTGTTGGGAGGGAAAAATAAACAGGATGGCATTTTGAAGTCAGGATACCaatcaaaatccaatatggccgtCAAACATTGAACTGTGACGTCATAATGTTTTATGTGAAATTGGATGGTTTTTGTCTCATTAGTCACACACTGTATTGTATCACATATTTAACGTATTTGATTCATGTTtgcataaactgaaaaaaaattaatagaatCTTATTGTTGTCGCCTcagtaaagctgcagtatgtaaatttttttaattgttttttacacatttgttgaaactgtcaatGCCATGACAGTACTgaatgagacaaataatctatgaaaaaaatcaatcttcTCTGCCTTCTCACAGTTCCAActagaaataaccaatcagagctaggaggaggatcttagcgctgttaatcaAGCCCATGTGTGTGCTGAACCTAGGGAACTCTGGGAGTAGTATTGAAATGGTGATTTGCAGAGTTACTTTCTGAAAAGGTTTCTGCGTTGTGCTTCTCCTGCAGATTTTAAAACCAGCTGAGAAGAAAAAGCCCAACGGCAGCCGTCCTGTGACTCCCCCCCGCAACATGGTCACCAAGCAAGCCAAGAAATGAGGGGCCACACTGCTGGGGGGGACCAAATGGCCAGAGATGCATTCTTCCTGGTCTGCTTTCATGTTCTGCAGTCAAAGGATTGGTTATTTTTCACGCTGCCAATACCGCAAAGATATCCACTCCTACCTGATGAAAGCaaagatattttattgttttcctgtCCACAGGGGTAAATTGATATGTCACCACGGAAAAACCTCAGGTGTTTTGCACTCCATTTTGCAGCTAGTCTTTGCCACATATGACTGTTCAATCaggaaaatgtaataatatGGCTACTTATGCACAGGAATGCCTTGTTTGAAGCTGTgcacactttgtttttattccaagtttattttatgtctttccTTTGTCATTTCATTCACCTGTAATTGTTAATGGCTTATAAAAAGTTTGAGGAAAGCCACAGACACAAGTTTATGTCTGTAAcctttatttacagttaattTACTCATAATTTCATAGAGAATTGACTACACtgcatcacatttttaaataagtcttgtgctaaattaaaaacaataaacaagcaCTATTGTAATGTCTAAATCTTTCTAATAAACTCCGGTGTGTTTTAGGATGGAAATTGATACCTGAATGTTGTTTGTTTCTAAGGCTTTTATTCCTCTTAAAcctaataaacagaaaatacaaagagaaGTTGTATACTGTAACGTACTGTGACCATCAAACTACGTTTTGCGGGTTTTCGCAAGGAGACAAATATTCtgccaaattattttaattagaaaaaaagattaagtttTTCTAAATTCTTTTTAATTGAACTTTTTATGCTTAAATTACCTTTCTTCAAAAAGTCTTATCGATTTCCAGTGTTATATTTGGTGTACATTTCGTCCAACAGAAGGACAGGACGTTGTGTTTCCGTATTAGGGAACGTTGATTTGGTAATAACCTCTGACGTCAGAGCAGTCACAAGACCGCGCGCTCTGAggccacagcagcagctgctgctccacaGTCTCTCTTACGCAGTGAGGCAAAGCGGCAGCATGGCCGTTCACAACCAACCCTCGCAGGACTTCAACAGAGGAAGAAACCAATTTCTTTGAATTTCTTTCTgcttaaaacaccaaaaaaaaggaaagaaaacaccTTCGGGAGACTACTACCGTCGGCGACAATTCGTCTTTATGCGCGGCGGCTGTTTTCGGCGGCGGCGGCACTTCTCCAGCCTGGTTCGCCTGTCAAACATTGCGTGCTCACATCGACGCTAAGCTAGCTCAGCTGCTAGCTTGGCCGGTTTGTTTCGTACGGAGCTGGTGCGTAGGTGATGTTGTCCGTGCTGTCTTACGGTAGACTTGTTGCCAGAGCTGTCATCGGCGGGCTTTCTCAGACAGACGGCCGCGACTACAGCCTGGTGACGGCGAGCTGCGGCTTCGGCAAAGACTTCCGCAGAGGCATCCTGAAGAAAGGGATGTGTTATGGGGACGACGCGTGCTTCATCGCCCGGCACAGGTCCGCCGATGTTTTGGGTAAGTGTCTGCTCTTTTGTTTGCTCCAGAAATTATATTGCTACGCACGCAGCATCATTCTTCACTTAACAGCTTGTAGCTACAGGTTGAAATGTGCAGGGCCACTGTTCTTATTGATAAAGACTGGGTTAATTTGTGTAAAACCTGAACAGCATGAAAATCCAAACCTGCTGTTTGTGGAATCAGCACTGAGACACAGAAACCTTGATCTGTGTGGACAACCTGTCATTTAAGTCTCGTGGGACTCCCACCACCTAAGCTGATTGTATGTGCTGACACCCGCAGAGTAGATCAGGTTGCCAGATTTAACTTGCAAATTGGAACACCTTCAACACAAAATCGCATTGTTTTTGGACCCGcttgcttcatttttaaatttttttttttttaggttgcaGGCTGGTCTCTATTGTCTGACTCTGGGTGGGATGATGCAGTGGGACTGTCCTTGTATGGTCAGCAGAACAGATTCTGGCTTCTTGAGCCCAGGAACTTTCCTTTCTAGGCAAATCTTGGATTAAAGCTCTTATAAGGCAAAACTATAAAACCCAATAAACACAACATCTTCAGGTCttaataaacaaactaaaatttgAGTAATTTAATTGGATCTCTGCTCAAACGTTCAGGCCTGTTGAACTTTTTTCACCTTACTACCACAAGCCgagatgttttgattttcatttttatgtgatcGCACAACACAAACCGAGTGAAGTAGAGGTAAAACGATGGTTTCGATTTTATAATGTGTGTCGCAAAACTGTATACATCGCAATGACCACACatgatgaaacatggtggtggcagaatgaTGCTGCGAGTGCTTGATATGAACGCGGGTGGAGATTGGGTTGGAATGGGCCAATGtctttagatgtgcaaagctaaTAGACGCGCAACAAAAAACTTGCAGTATTTTCAGTAAACACTGTATAACCTAGCCACAGCTGTGGACTTTAACTGAGCCTgagcagaaataatttaaaaatgttataaatattcACTGCTTCACAAATCTGTCTCCATCCAaacatccatttttatttccttgcaTTTCAGTTCTTACATAACCGTCTCacctgtttgcttttttgtttgtaggTGTAGCGGATGGAGTTGGTGGCTGGAGAGACTACGGTGTGGACCCGTCGCAGTTTTCCAGTACGCTGATGAAGACGTGCGAGAGGCTGGTGAAGGAAGGACGCTTTGTTCCCAGCAGCCCGGTGGGAGTCCTTACGACCAGCTACTACGAGCTACTACAGAACAAAGTGCCTCTACTgggtaaacagaaaaaacatttattttggtatCCTGCACATTATGTTATCTTGTATTGGCGCTTTTATTATTCTACAGAATAAGGACAAACCCCACCACGTAGAAGCAGGAAACCATTGGCATCAGTTGACAGGGGTTTAGACTGCTGTGTGCAGACATGCTGCGCCTTACAGTGAAAACGGCACATTTCCATGTGGTTTAGATCTGAGCTACATTATCCGGGCCTGGGCGGTTTTCATCTATTTGGTTTATTGCTGCCTGGGCTGGGATTTTTGCATTATGACTCACAACAGCCAGATCCCATTAAGAAGTCCTAGGAATGTCCCAACCAGTATCCCTTTCCTCCTGCGTGGTGTTGCCTCAAAACAAACCCAGCTCACGCGATCTAACATCGGCGAAGGAGCGTGACAAGGGAACGGATCTTTGTCTCAGCAAACTTCGGTAGTTTTCCACTGAGAACCCGGCAGCAGAGCCGGggaaaacaaaagtttggaTTGTACCATCCTTTACACGGCCGGAGGAATGCCGTTGAGGCAGGCGGCGTGTGTAATTGTTTAGCTGCAGAGAAAAGTGAGAGGCAGAGGACTGAGTCACAGCGTGTACAGGCTGGGGAAGTTTGAAGGTTGATCCCAGAGAGAATATTTTGGTGCTCCGGATGAATCACCAGCAGGGTGTGGCCCCTCGTTGTCAGCCTGCTCCAACAGCTCCAGTTTCCTCCTTTTCATCTCTTCTGCTTAGGGGAGTTTACCAAAATGTGtctaatatgaaaaaaaaaattgtaaattttagGGTGATTTAATTTGTCTCCTAAATGTATACATTGAGTAAGTTATTGTGGTACAGTTCAATTGTCAGGAAAttgtgctggaaaaaaaatgtttgtattcaTCTTTGATGAGGAAAAAAGCTTTTGATAACTTTTGGTCTCAATGCCTCAAGACGGCTCCGTATGATTCTGTAGTGATGGTCAAACTTTTTGCCCCCGAGACCAAAACTGGCAAATGTAAACTACTTGCGGGATACAAAATTCATTCAATCTACAATGCAAAGATAAGTTTATCGTGATGtctctttttttagtttcaacACTATTTCTTATGAAATCTAGAAGAtccaaaatgtgcaaaaacactTCAGACTGTTtcatcattttctattttcttgcCCCATTTTACCAATCTTGATTTGTGGTCAGAGGGCCGAGCAAAGATAATTTCAAGGGCCACAGTTTGGACAGACCTGACCTGCAGCCAATAGAGTTTATTTTCATCTCGTTTTAGGAGCGGTCGCAATGCTGGTCAACATTTTGGTTTGTAAATTCTAAAGAAGTGAATTTGTGTGCGATTATGTCTGTAGGTAGCAGCACCGCCTGCATTGTGGTGTTGGACAGGCAGAGTCACCAGCTTCACACAGCCAACCTGGGAGACTCGGGTTTCCTGGTGGTCCGGGGCGGGGAGGTGGTCCACCGCTCAGACGAACAGCAGCACTACTTTAACACACCCTTCCAGCTGTCCATCGCTCCTCCCGGGGCGGAGGGAGCCGTGCTCAGCGACAGGTGAGCCGCCCAGCAGAACCTGCACTTCACCTGTGTCCATTATGTGCTGCTCAAAAAGATCTACAGTCAGATTGACTGATAAAGAATtcttagctttttgttttgttttgtaaaaataaactggataAAAGATTATTGCATATTgcttcatgattttttttttttttcgtcaaTCATAATTTAACCATAGTTTCACTTACATAAAAACGGTTAAACACAGTCAGCACAGATTTTCTCTGCACTAATATTAATAGTAGCACTGACAATTGAGATTCCTTCTATGTCTCTGATCTGTATTTTGGGGACTGATGAGGAATCATTTGCACATGTTACTCTGGATTTTGGTTTACTTGGAGGACCGAAACTTCAGCTTAGCAGTTTTGCTAACAAGAAAATCGCTCTGCTCAGTGAATAATGCCGTGgggaatatttttgcaaaacggtgtgttttcctttagtttttaACTCCTGGTTTTCTCCTTTCTTACTGGTTGCAGCaccatgttgtttttatgctgcGTT is a window of Xiphophorus hellerii strain 12219 chromosome 12, Xiphophorus_hellerii-4.1, whole genome shotgun sequence DNA encoding:
- the pptc7a gene encoding protein phosphatase PTC7 homolog, which translates into the protein MLSVLSYGRLVARAVIGGLSQTDGRDYSLVTASCGFGKDFRRGILKKGMCYGDDACFIARHRSADVLGVADGVGGWRDYGVDPSQFSSTLMKTCERLVKEGRFVPSSPVGVLTTSYYELLQNKVPLLGSSTACIVVLDRQSHQLHTANLGDSGFLVVRGGEVVHRSDEQQHYFNTPFQLSIAPPGAEGAVLSDSPESADSSSFDVQLGDIILTATDGLFDNMPDYMILQELKKLKNSNYESIQQTARSIAEQAHVLAYDPNYMSPFAQFACDNGLNVRGGKPDDITVLLSIVAEYTD